Below is a genomic region from Aminiphilus circumscriptus DSM 16581.
AGTTGATCATCATGAGCCCGTATTCACTCTGGGTTTTCGCGGTCCAGACGAGATTGGACTGGGCGATCATCAGGGAGGCGATAAGGAAAGGGTCCACTTGAAACTGCTGTGCCGCCGCCTCCACGTACTCGGCGTAGTTCGCCGCACGTTTCTCGCTGATGTCTTTGTTCACCGTCCGGAAATAGGCCCGAAGCGCGTCTTTTCTCGCGCCGGCGTTCTCCGGGAGATTCCAGAGCTTCATGTACGCCACATCCGGACTCGTCCGGAAAAGCGGTGTGTAGGCAAACAAAGGCAATGCCCCGAGCAATACCGCCGCAAGAAGAAAAACCACAAGTCCCACGTTTCGTTTTGTACCACCGTTCATGATTGTTCCTCCATTTCCTTCCGGACACATGCTCCGCCTCCGGTCTCCCGTGATTCCTCTCTGGAGATTTGGGCATCGTACCACCGAAAGGATTCCTCCAACCCCGAAAAATGACGTATTTCCGCCTTGCCGGCTACGGGAAACTCTTCTCGGAAAGCCTGAGGAACAGCCGGATCACACCCGTTCGTTCGTGCTCCGCCTCGGGCATGAGGCATCGCTCCTTCCACAGGGGGACACTCGACGGCAAATCAGAGCCTGGCCACGCCAGTCCTTCGCGCCGCCTCTCCCACGCGGGAGGCCATTTCCGAAACGACCCTGGGATCGAAGGCGTCGGGAATGATGTACTCGGGCCGCAATTCTTCCTCGCTCACGAGAGAGGCAAGGGCCTCCGAGGCGGCGAGCTTCATCGCCTCGTTCACAACTCTTGCCCGTACGTCCAACGCGCCCCGGAAAATTCCTGGAAATCCGAGGCAATTGTTGATCTGGTTCGGGTAATCGCTCCGACCGGTGGCCACCACCGCCGCCCCGGCAGCCTTCGCTTCGTCGGGGTAGATCTCCGGCACGGGATTCGCCATGGCGAAAAGAATGGCATCCCTGTTCATAGTGCGCACCATTTCCCCCGTCACGAGACCGGGGCCGGAAATTCCGAGAAAAACATCCGCGCCCTTGAGAGCGTCCGCAAGGCTCCCTTTGACCTTCTCCGGATTCGTGATGGCCGCAAGGGCCTCCTTTGCGGAATTCATTCCCTGGGGACGCCCTGGATAGATGGCTCCGACGCGGTCGCAGAGGATGAGGTTTCTCGCCCCCGCGGAAAGGAGGAATTTGGCAATGGCCACCCCGGCAGCTCCGGCCCCTGACAGGACCATGCGGCACTCGCCCATTGTCTTGCCCACGATTTTGAGCGCGTTCCAGAGGCCCGCGAGAGCGATGACGGCGGTCCCGTGTTGGTCGTCGTGAAACACGGGAATGTCCAGACGCTCCTGAAGTCGCGTTTCGATCTCGAAACAGCGGGGGGCGGAAATATCCTCCAGGTTGATGCCTCCGAAACTGGAGGAGATGAGCGCCGTGGTCTCGATGATCACGTCGGGATCCTTGGAATCGATGCAGATGGGAAACGCGTCAATGCCGGCGAAGCGTTTGAAAAGGCAGCACTTTCCCTCCATGACGGGAAGCCCCGCGTTGGGGCCGATATCGCCGAGCCCGAGCACGGCGGTACCGTCGGTGACCACTGCAACCATGTTGTTTTTCGAGGTCACCTCATAGATGGCATCGGGATTGCGCACGATTTCCCGGCAAGGCTCGGCAACGCCCGGCGTGTAGACCAGGGAGAGTTTTTCCATGCCGTCCACGGGAATTCGTGGATTCACATCTATCTTGCCCCGATGCTCTCTGTGCAGTTCCAACGCCCTTTCAAACACGTCCATTTTCTTTTCCACGTTTTCAACTCCTCGACATCGAAATGAGAGATTCGGAAGCACTGTCTTCGTATCAGTACACGCGATCCTGCACACCCGGCCCTTCCGCGAAAAGAGGGGTGCAGGGAACAGGAATCCTTCCAAAACAAATGTCCATCTGCTCATAGAAGGACACGAGGCGAAGATCCACCTCGCGGCGGCGGATCGCCTCCTTCGTGGAAATGTAGCGGATCTCGCCGCCGTTGACCGAGAGCACCGTCACTCCCGAGAACCCCTGCAGAAGGAGGAG
It encodes:
- a CDS encoding transglycosylase SLT domain-containing protein, coding for MNGGTKRNVGLVVFLLAAVLLGALPLFAYTPLFRTSPDVAYMKLWNLPENAGARKDALRAYFRTVNKDISEKRAANYAEYVEAAAQQFQVDPFLIASLMIAQSNLVWTAKTQSEYGLMMINWDDNRKWIYREYPNVKNLRILFKPVINIRVGTHILKDNLAKSTHDYDETVERYYSKHSLTFREEVFKNYTNLVALYKEKLEAKK
- a CDS encoding NAD(P)-dependent malic enzyme is translated as MDVFERALELHREHRGKIDVNPRIPVDGMEKLSLVYTPGVAEPCREIVRNPDAIYEVTSKNNMVAVVTDGTAVLGLGDIGPNAGLPVMEGKCCLFKRFAGIDAFPICIDSKDPDVIIETTALISSSFGGINLEDISAPRCFEIETRLQERLDIPVFHDDQHGTAVIALAGLWNALKIVGKTMGECRMVLSGAGAAGVAIAKFLLSAGARNLILCDRVGAIYPGRPQGMNSAKEALAAITNPEKVKGSLADALKGADVFLGISGPGLVTGEMVRTMNRDAILFAMANPVPEIYPDEAKAAGAAVVATGRSDYPNQINNCLGFPGIFRGALDVRARVVNEAMKLAASEALASLVSEEELRPEYIIPDAFDPRVVSEMASRVGEAARRTGVARL